From the genome of Sphingopyxis sp. DBS4:
CCGTGCGCAATGGCAGGCGGTGCTCGAGAGCTTCTGGCGCGACTTCAAGCCGCGTACCGGGGAGGTGATGGAGCAGAAGCCGTCGGAGATCACCGCGGCGCTCGACGAGTTCCTCGGCCCCTATCTCTTCCCCGACAAGGGCGACGGCAGCGACCCGCGCCTGTGCCCCAATTGCGGCACCGGGCGGCTCGCACTGCGCGGCGGCAAGTTCGGGCCGTTCATCGCGTGCAGCAATTATCCCGAATGCAAATATACGCGCAAATTCGCGCAGCCCGGCGGCAATGGCGAGGCCGACACCGGGCCGGAAGCGATGGGCACCGACCCCGAAAGCGGGCTGGAAGTGACGAAGCGCAGCGGCCGCTTCGGCCCCTATATCCAACTCGGCGAGGGCAAGGAGGCGAAGCGTTCGTCGATCCCCAAGGACATCCCGACCGAGGATTTCGATCTCGATTATGCGCTGCGGCTGCTCAGCCTGCCGCGCGAGGTCGGGGTCCATCCCGAAAGCGGCAAGCCGATCCTCGCGGGGCTGGGGCGCTATGGCCCCTATCTGCTGCACGACGGCAAATATGGAAAGCTGACCGGCACCGCCGAAATCTTCGACATCGGGATGAACGCCGCAGTCGTCCGCATCGCCGAGGCCGCGAACGGTGGAGGGCGTGGTCGCGCCAAGGTCGAACCGCTGAAGACCTTCGGCGCGCACCCGACGAGCGGCGGCGAGATAAAGCTGATGGCCGGGCGCTTCGGCCGTTATGTGACCGACGGCACGACCAACGCGACGTTGCCCAAAACGATCGAACCCGACGCGCTGACCGAAGAGGAAGCGATCGCGCTGATCGACGCGCGCGCGGCGAAGGGGCCGGCGAAGGGCAAGAAGAAGGCGGCGCCGAAGAAGAAGGCTGCCGCGAAGAAGGCGCCGACGAAGAAGAAGGCGGCGGCAAAGAAGGAATAGGTCATCCCGGCGAAGGCCGGGATCTCGGCGCGTCACAATGCCGCGCCGAGATCCCGGCCTTCGCCGGGATGACGATTATATCTTGGTATGTTAGGGTGACGCACCGGGAGGTATTTCGATGCGTCATCTGCTTGCCTTGTCGCTCGCCCTTCTTTCAGTTCCCGCCGCCGCGCAGCAGGTCGGGACGCTCGTTTCCGCAGATCCCGTCGTCGAGACGCCGCCCGGCACGCAGGCGTGGCGGGTTCGCTACTGGACCGCGAACCAGGACGGCCAGCGGCAGGAGGTAACCGGCATGATTGTCGCACCGCGCGAGGCGGCGCCCGCGCAGCCGCGCCGCGTTATCGCCTGGGCGCACGGCACCTCGGGGGTGGCGCAGAAATGCGCGCCGTCGAACAATCCCGCTTTCTTTGCCTCGAACCCGATGGTCGAGGCGATGGCGCGGCGCGGCTATGTCGTTGCGGCCCCCGACTATCCGGGGCTCGGCAGCGCGATGCCGCATCCCTATCTGGTCGGCGCCGATACCGCCCATTCGGTGCTCGACGCGGTGCGCGCGGCGCGCGCGATTCCGGGCGCGGCTGCGGGCACCCGCTTCGCGGTGTGGGGCGAATCGCAGGGCGGTCATGCCGCGCTGTGGACCGCGATTTTGGCGCGCGGCTATGCTCCCGACCTGACGCTGATCGGCACCGCGGCCGCCGTTCCGCCGACCGACCTTGCCGCCAATATGCGGCAGGCGAGCGACCCCAATGCGCGTGCCCTGCTGCTCGCCTTCACGCTGCATAGCTGGTCCGAACGCTTCGGCTATTCGCTCGACGGTTTCACTAATAAGGCGACGCAGGGCGTCATCCACCGCCTTGCCGAAAACAACTGTATCGATGTCGATAATAAGCCGAAACTCGGTACGATCCTCGGCATGTTGGCGGTGCGACAGGCGGTCCAGAAGAAAGATGTGACCCGGATGGAGCCGTTCGCCAGGGCGATGCGCGCGAACAGCGTCGACCCGGTACGCGTTCCGGGGCCGCTGCTGATCTCGCAGGGAAGCAAGGACACGCTGGTCGCGCCGGCGGTGACGCGCGCTTTCGCGAAGGCCGTGTGCAAGCGCCGCACCGCCGTCCGCTGGATCGAGATTCCGGGGGGCAGTCACATCGACGGTGCGCGCGGCCCGCGGACCGACGAGACCCTCGACTGGATCGACGCCCGCTTTGCAGGACAAGCGCCGCCGGACGATTGCCGGCGGATTTAAGGTAATGAACCGTTCGTAAAGATTGTGTGTCCCCGCGAAGGCGGGGACCCATCTCCTGCCGGTGCCATCTTGAACCGATCGGAGATGGGCTCCCGCCTTCGCGGGAGCACGGGGCTTATTCACTTGCGGGCGATCCGCTCAACCCGCGCAGGGCGGATCGGCGGGACGGAAGCTGTGCTCGCTGACATTGTCGTGGCGGACGAGGCGGATTTTCGAGCCGGGGTGGCAGGGCGTGCCGTTCGGCAGCACAACCACGGCTTCCTGCGCTTCGCCAAGGCGCACGGTCGCGCGCGGCTTGCCGTTCGCGGTGTCGATGCGCTCGACCTCGCCGCTCACCAGATGATCCTTGTTTTCGCGCGCGATCAGATTGCGTTCGGTAAGGACGATCAGCACCGCGGCGATCGCCAGATACCACATCCAATATTTGAGGACGCCGCGCAGGCGGTCGGCAGGGGTGTTGAACGGATCGTGCGCCATATTGCTTCCCTCAATCGACCCAGTCGAGGCCCATGTCGCGATAGACGCCGCGATCCTCGTCCCAGTTTTCCTTGACCTTCACGTGCAGGAACAGGTGGACCTTGCGACCCATCAGTTCGGTCAGCTCGGCGCGCGCGCGGGCGCCGATTTCCTTGATCCGGCTGCCGCCCTTGCCAAGCACGATCGCGCGCTGGTTGTCGCGCGCGACGAATATCTGCTGGTGGATTTCGGCACTGCCGTCGGGGCGCGTCTTGAACAGCTCGGTCTCGACCGTCGACTGATAGGGAAGTTCCTCGTGAAGCTGGCGGTAAAGCTGCTCGCGGGTGATCTCCGCCGCGAGCATCCGTTCGGGCGCGTCGCTGACCTCGTCCTCGGGGAAATGCCACGGCCCTTCGGGCATCAGCGCGGCGAGATGCGCCTTGAGTTCAGGCACACCATCGCCGCTGCTCGCGGCGATGAAGAAGGTCTCGTCGAACGCCAGCCGCGCGTTGAGCTCGGCCGCGATGGTGAGCAGCTTGTCCTTGCGGGTCAGGTCGACCTTGTTGAGGACAAGGAACTTCTTTTCGGGCCGATTGGCGACGCCTTCCAGCACCCGCTCGACGCGCCCCGTGAGCTTCGCCGCGGCGTCGACCATGACAAGGATCGCCTCGGCTTCCTCAAGGCTCCCCCACGCGGCGGCGACCATCGCGCGGTCGAGGCGGCGCGTCGGCGCGAAGATGCCCGGCGTGTCGATCAGGACGATCTGTGCGTCGTCCGCCATGGCGACGCCCATCAGCCGGGTGCGCGTCGTCTGTGCCTTGGGGCTGACGATCGCGACCTTCTGGCCGACGAGCGCGTTGACGAGCGTCGACTTGCCCGCGTTGGGCGCGCCGACGACGGCCACGAAACCGCAGCGCTGGGTCATTTCGCTTCTTCCTGTGTCAATCGTTCGAGCAGCGCGGTCGCGGCCGCCTTTTCGGCTGCCTGCTTCGACGCGCCTTCGCCCTCCGCCTCGGCGAGCTTGCCGACCGCGACCGCGACGCGGAAGCGCGGCGCATGGTCGGGGCCTTCGCGGCGGACGAGGCGATATTCGGGGGGCTTGCGCTTGCGGGCGAGCGCCCATTCCTGAAGCGCCGCCTTGGGATGTTTGGGCGCGGCGACCTGGCCGTCGATCATGTCGCCCCATTTGGCGACGATGAAAGCCCGCGCGGCGTCCTCGCCCAGATCGAGCCAGATCGCGCCAAGCAATGCCTCCAGAACATCGGCGGCGATATTGTCGCTGTGCCGCCCGCCGTCGCCGATCGCCTGGCTACCGAAATGAACATGCGCATTGAGCTCGAGACGCTGTGCGATCGCCGCGCAGGTCTCCCCCGACGCGAGCGCGTGGAGCCGCGACGACAGTTCGCCCTCGGCCGCTTTCGGGAAGCGGTGGAAGAGTTCGGATGCGATCACCAGCCCGAGCACGCGGTCGCCGAGGAATTCGAGCCGCTGATAGTCGCCCGCGCCGCTGCTGCCGTGAGTCAGCGCCTCATGATAGAGCGTGAGGTCGCGGGGGTCGGCGCCGGTCAGGGCCGCGATCGTCTTTGCGGACGGTCGTTCGCTCAAAAGCCGTCCCCGATCCGGCTCCAGCGCGCCGCGGTGAACCAGCTGATCGGATTGAACCAGCTTGCCGATCCATCGGTCGAGAACATGCCGACGAGGGCGTGGCCGACGAGGTTCTTTTCGGGAACCAGGCCGATGCCGCCATTCTCCTCCGCCGGAAAGCGGCTGTCGGCACTGCGGTCGCGATTGTCGCCCATCAGGAACAAATGGTCCTCGGGCACGGTGACGAGCGGCGTGTTGTCCTGCGCGATCGTGGTGATGTCGAGGATCGCATAGCTTTTGCCGCTGGGCAGCGTTTCGCGGAACTGCTTGTAGCGGCACTCGCGCTGACCCGCCGCGGTCACTTCCTCGAACTGCGGGGCATAGCAGGGCAGGGTGCCGGTGGTGCGCGATGCGTCGATCATGTTCTGCGTCACCGGGATGACGAAATCGGCCATCGGCTCACGCTTCAGCGGCTTGCCGTTCAGCCACACGATACCGTCGCGGACCTGGACCGTGTCGCCGGGAAGCCCGATCACGCGCTTGATATAATCATTGTCGTTGACCGGCGGCGCCTTGAACACGACGACGTCGCCGCGATCGGGCGTGCGCGCGAAAATGCGGCCCGGAATCAACGGTACGCTAAACGGCAGGCTGTACTTCGAATAGCCATAGGCCATCTTGTTCACGAGCAGATAGTCGCCGATGAGCAGGCGCGGCTGCATCGATTCCGACGGAATGTTGAAGGGTGACAGGAAAAAGCTGCGGAAAATCAGCACCGCGACCGCGAGCAGCGCAAGAAAGCGGATCGTGTCGACCGCCTCTTCCTTGGCCGAGAGGGGCGCGGGTTCGGGCTTGGCCGGGCTGGGGTCGGTCGCGGGCGAATTATCGGCGGTAAAGCTGGCGTCGGTCATGCCGCGCATTGGCGACGAATAGGTCTGCACGTCAAGCGAATATCGGCGGATGGCGCTGGCGTGGGGACCGCGGCGGGCCTAAAGGATGATCGACTTTGATTGAAAAAGCCGCGTGCTCCCGCGAAGGCGGGGATCCATCTCCGGTCGGTGCAAAATGGAACCGACCGGAGATGGATCCCCGCCTTCGCGGGGACACATATGTGTTTTAATCGAAGATGATGGCGCGCCTTCAGGCCGAACGGAAATCAAAGGAATATCAAATGACCACCCCATCCGAAGCGTGGCAAGCGCTCGCCGACTGGCAGCCGCAGCCCCTCTCCGACCTCGTGGCCGCCGATCCCGAGGCGCGTTTGCAGGGGCTCGTGCGGAGTGTCGCCGACATCCGTTTCGACTTCGCCAAGACTCACCTCGACGATCGCGCGGTTGCGATCCTCGCCGGTCTGGCCGAGGCGCAGGATTTCGCGGGCCGCCGCAAGACGCTGTTTTCGGGCGGCATCGCCAACCCGACCGAGGATCGCGCCGCCGAACATAGCGCCGAGCGCGGCGAAGGCGCGCCTGAATCCGTCCATGTCGCGCAGGCGCTGCACCAGCGGATGCGGATGATGATCGACGCGATCGAGGCGGGCGCTTTCGGCGAGATTCGCCACCTGCTCCATATCGGCATCGGCGGTTCGGCGCTGGGCCCCGACCTGCTCGTCGATGCACTGGGGCGGCACAGCGGGCGCTATGACGTCGCGGTCGTCTCCAACGTCGACGGCGCGGCGCTGGCCGAAGCCTTCGCGAAGTTCGACCCCCAGTACACGCTCGTCGCTGTGGCCTCGAAGACCTTCACCACGACCGAGACATTGCTCAACGCCAATTCGGCGCTGCAATGGCTGGACGAGGCGGGCGTCGACGATCCGCTCGGCCGGTTCATCGCGCTCACCGCCCATCCCGACAAGGCGATGGAATGGGGGATCGATGAGACGCGCATCCTGCCGTTCAGCGAGACGGTCGGTGGGCGCTATTCGCTCTGGTCGTCGATCGGTTTCCCCGCGGCGCTTGCGCTAGGCTGGGATGCCTTCGCCGACCTGCTCGAAGGTGCAGCCGAAATGGACCGGCACTTCCGGCTCGCGGAGGGCGCCGACAATATCTGTTTGCTCGCGGCTTTCGCCGATCAGCTTTATGCGAACCGGCTCGGCTGTCAGACGCGCGCCGTCTTCGCTTATGACGAAAGACTGCGGCTGCTGCCCGCCTATCTGCAACAGCTTGAAATGGAATCGAACGGCAAGTCGGTGACGCTGGGCGGCGCGGCGCTCGGCCGCCAGAGCGCCGCGATCACCTGGGGCGGGGTCGGCACCGACGCGCAGCACGCGGTGTTCCAATTGCTCCATCAGGGCACGCACCTGACGCCGGTCGAGTTCGTGGTCGCGCGCGAACCCGATCACCTGCTCGACGATGCGCATCATGAAACGCTCGTCGCCAATTGCATCGCGCAGGGTGCGGCCTTGATGACGGGCCGCGCGAGCGAGGACGGCGCACGCCATTATCCGGGCAACCGTCCGTCGGCAACGATCCTGCTCGACCAGATCAGCCCACGCAGCCTGGGAGCGCTGATCGCCTTCTACGAACATCGCGTCTTCGCCAATGCCGTGCTGCTCGGCATCAATCCGTTCGACCAGTTCGGCGTCGAGCTGGGCAAGGAAATGGCGAAGGGGCTTGCCGAGGGAACGGTGGAATTCGACCCCGCGACGCAGGCGCTGATGCAGGCCGCGCTGGGGGAATAAATAGGGACAGTCCCTATTTATGGGCGATGACGCTGAACGCAAAATTCGATTGGCAAGCTGCCGCCGCGTAACCACATAGACGGCCTCCGCGAATAGCGGCCTGTCCATGTCAGGGGTAATCCATGAGCGATTTCGACTATGATCTCTTCGTCATCGGCGCCGGATCGGGCGGCGTCCGGGCCTCGCGCGTCGCGGCGTCGCACGGCGCGCGTGTCGCGGTGGCGGAGGAGT
Proteins encoded in this window:
- the pgi gene encoding glucose-6-phosphate isomerase, producing MTTPSEAWQALADWQPQPLSDLVAADPEARLQGLVRSVADIRFDFAKTHLDDRAVAILAGLAEAQDFAGRRKTLFSGGIANPTEDRAAEHSAERGEGAPESVHVAQALHQRMRMMIDAIEAGAFGEIRHLLHIGIGGSALGPDLLVDALGRHSGRYDVAVVSNVDGAALAEAFAKFDPQYTLVAVASKTFTTTETLLNANSALQWLDEAGVDDPLGRFIALTAHPDKAMEWGIDETRILPFSETVGGRYSLWSSIGFPAALALGWDAFADLLEGAAEMDRHFRLAEGADNICLLAAFADQLYANRLGCQTRAVFAYDERLRLLPAYLQQLEMESNGKSVTLGGAALGRQSAAITWGGVGTDAQHAVFQLLHQGTHLTPVEFVVAREPDHLLDDAHHETLVANCIAQGAALMTGRASEDGARHYPGNRPSATILLDQISPRSLGALIAFYEHRVFANAVLLGINPFDQFGVELGKEMAKGLAEGTVEFDPATQALMQAALGE
- the lepB gene encoding signal peptidase I, with amino-acid sequence MTDASFTADNSPATDPSPAKPEPAPLSAKEEAVDTIRFLALLAVAVLIFRSFFLSPFNIPSESMQPRLLIGDYLLVNKMAYGYSKYSLPFSVPLIPGRIFARTPDRGDVVVFKAPPVNDNDYIKRVIGLPGDTVQVRDGIVWLNGKPLKREPMADFVIPVTQNMIDASRTTGTLPCYAPQFEEVTAAGQRECRYKQFRETLPSGKSYAILDITTIAQDNTPLVTVPEDHLFLMGDNRDRSADSRFPAEENGGIGLVPEKNLVGHALVGMFSTDGSASWFNPISWFTAARWSRIGDGF
- the rnc gene encoding ribonuclease III; protein product: MSERPSAKTIAALTGADPRDLTLYHEALTHGSSGAGDYQRLEFLGDRVLGLVIASELFHRFPKAAEGELSSRLHALASGETCAAIAQRLELNAHVHFGSQAIGDGGRHSDNIAADVLEALLGAIWLDLGEDAARAFIVAKWGDMIDGQVAAPKHPKAALQEWALARKRKPPEYRLVRREGPDHAPRFRVAVAVGKLAEAEGEGASKQAAEKAAATALLERLTQEEAK
- a CDS encoding lipase family protein yields the protein MRHLLALSLALLSVPAAAQQVGTLVSADPVVETPPGTQAWRVRYWTANQDGQRQEVTGMIVAPREAAPAQPRRVIAWAHGTSGVAQKCAPSNNPAFFASNPMVEAMARRGYVVAAPDYPGLGSAMPHPYLVGADTAHSVLDAVRAARAIPGAAAGTRFAVWGESQGGHAALWTAILARGYAPDLTLIGTAAAVPPTDLAANMRQASDPNARALLLAFTLHSWSERFGYSLDGFTNKATQGVIHRLAENNCIDVDNKPKLGTILGMLAVRQAVQKKDVTRMEPFARAMRANSVDPVRVPGPLLISQGSKDTLVAPAVTRAFAKAVCKRRTAVRWIEIPGGSHIDGARGPRTDETLDWIDARFAGQAPPDDCRRI
- the era gene encoding GTPase Era, with translation MTQRCGFVAVVGAPNAGKSTLVNALVGQKVAIVSPKAQTTRTRLMGVAMADDAQIVLIDTPGIFAPTRRLDRAMVAAAWGSLEEAEAILVMVDAAAKLTGRVERVLEGVANRPEKKFLVLNKVDLTRKDKLLTIAAELNARLAFDETFFIAASSGDGVPELKAHLAALMPEGPWHFPEDEVSDAPERMLAAEITREQLYRQLHEELPYQSTVETELFKTRPDGSAEIHQQIFVARDNQRAIVLGKGGSRIKEIGARARAELTELMGRKVHLFLHVKVKENWDEDRGVYRDMGLDWVD